Proteins from a single region of Leuconostoc gasicomitatum LMG 18811:
- the secA2 gene encoding accessory Sec system translocase SecA2, giving the protein MLTLDNMRLRKTQKILRQVNRLTNVMSKMSDVELKQQTNLLKQQLNSGKKLDDILPQAFATIREADKRVLGKFPYDVQVLGGIVLHQGNIAEMKTGEGKTLTATLPIYLNALTGEGVMLITTNSYLAIRDAHELGKVYEWLGLSVAVGVNENPNYNYTVTEKQEIYRADILYTTNDAIGFDYLQENLVASQDKQFLRTFNYAILDEVDAILLDSAQTPLIISGSPRVQSNLFNIADQFVLTLSESTDYALDDEKKHVWLTDQGIEQAKCFFEKPNLFSTDNYLLIRHIELALQAKELFKSNHDYVIDKDEIKLLDVKNGRIMAGTKLQSGLHQAIEAKEHLNITQQTRAMASITYQNLFRMFKKLAGMTGTGKTNEEEFIETYNMTVIVIPTHRPMIRKDLPDKIYVNLPEKLYASMSLVKTCYQKQQPVLLATGSVEISEIYSQMLLREGIPHNVLNARNIAKEAAIIAEAGQLGAVTVATAMAGRGTDIKLGEGVSELGGLAVIGTERMTSKRIDLQLAGRAGRQGDPGFSQFFVSLEDDIIIKRGSERIHRYYKKFAEQFNVENPHELTQHRFKTSVNKAQFSEESQGRVARLNALEFDESMRIQRTLVYEERNKLLRMNRTLEKELLSAAHREIDNFLRKNKQLTSNLLKRYILDNINYNFKQSDSILDPDNFHDVASQLLKMVEEELQRKREVMASTTQTINFQRVCVLKAIDVGWIEQVDNLQQLRLVVTDRRYSQKNPLYEYQKETIISYQKMCKQVDKLVLKNIMLSTIKREKNGELTVSFP; this is encoded by the coding sequence ATGCTCACTTTAGATAATATGCGTCTAAGAAAAACACAAAAAATTTTAAGACAAGTCAATCGATTGACCAATGTAATGTCTAAAATGTCTGATGTTGAACTTAAACAGCAAACCAATTTGTTGAAGCAACAACTAAATAGTGGTAAAAAATTAGATGATATTTTACCACAAGCTTTTGCAACAATTAGAGAGGCAGATAAAAGAGTACTTGGAAAATTTCCTTATGATGTACAGGTTTTAGGTGGGATTGTATTACATCAAGGCAATATTGCTGAGATGAAGACAGGCGAAGGTAAAACATTAACTGCTACGTTACCAATTTATTTAAATGCTTTAACTGGTGAGGGTGTGATGCTAATTACAACCAACAGTTATTTAGCTATTCGTGATGCACATGAACTTGGAAAAGTTTATGAGTGGTTGGGACTTTCCGTCGCAGTGGGTGTTAATGAAAATCCAAATTATAATTATACGGTAACAGAAAAGCAGGAAATATATCGAGCTGATATTTTATATACAACGAATGATGCAATTGGTTTTGATTATTTACAAGAAAATTTAGTGGCTAGTCAAGATAAACAGTTCTTACGCACGTTTAACTATGCCATTTTGGATGAAGTAGATGCTATTTTGTTAGATTCAGCTCAAACACCACTGATTATTTCTGGATCACCTCGGGTACAATCAAATCTATTTAATATCGCTGATCAATTTGTTTTGACGCTGTCTGAAAGCACAGATTATGCCTTGGATGATGAAAAAAAGCATGTTTGGTTGACAGATCAAGGTATCGAACAAGCAAAGTGCTTTTTCGAAAAGCCGAATTTATTCTCTACTGACAATTATTTACTAATCAGACATATTGAATTAGCCTTACAAGCGAAAGAATTGTTCAAAAGTAATCATGATTACGTTATTGATAAAGACGAAATAAAGTTACTAGATGTGAAAAATGGCCGTATTATGGCGGGTACAAAATTACAATCAGGATTGCATCAAGCTATTGAAGCCAAAGAACATCTCAATATTACGCAACAGACACGTGCAATGGCTTCAATTACCTATCAAAATTTATTTAGAATGTTCAAAAAATTAGCTGGCATGACTGGTACAGGAAAAACTAATGAAGAAGAATTTATTGAAACCTATAATATGACAGTCATTGTTATTCCAACGCATCGCCCAATGATTCGAAAAGATTTACCTGACAAAATTTATGTTAATTTACCAGAAAAATTGTATGCCTCAATGTCTTTGGTCAAAACATGTTATCAAAAACAGCAGCCGGTGTTGTTGGCGACAGGATCAGTAGAAATATCTGAAATTTATTCACAAATGTTATTACGTGAAGGCATTCCACATAATGTGTTAAATGCTAGGAATATTGCTAAAGAGGCAGCAATTATTGCTGAAGCTGGGCAATTGGGGGCAGTGACTGTGGCAACTGCTATGGCTGGTAGAGGAACAGACATCAAATTAGGGGAGGGCGTTTCGGAGTTAGGTGGGTTAGCTGTTATTGGTACTGAACGTATGACAAGCAAACGGATAGATTTGCAACTTGCTGGTCGTGCAGGGCGACAAGGAGACCCTGGATTTAGCCAATTTTTTGTTAGTTTAGAAGATGATATTATCATTAAACGCGGTTCGGAGCGTATTCATCGATATTATAAAAAATTTGCCGAACAATTTAATGTCGAAAATCCACATGAATTAACACAGCATCGTTTTAAAACGAGTGTTAATAAGGCACAATTCTCAGAAGAAAGTCAGGGACGTGTCGCAAGATTAAATGCTTTAGAGTTTGATGAGAGCATGCGAATTCAGAGAACATTAGTTTATGAAGAACGAAATAAATTATTAAGGATGAACCGTACTTTAGAGAAAGAACTTTTGAGTGCAGCGCATCGAGAGATTGATAATTTTTTGCGAAAAAATAAGCAATTGACATCAAATTTACTTAAAAGATATATCTTAGATAATATTAATTATAATTTTAAACAATCTGATAGCATTCTAGATCCCGATAACTTTCATGATGTGGCTTCTCAGTTGTTAAAGATGGTAGAAGAGGAGCTACAAAGAAAACGCGAGGTCATGGCATCGACGACCCAAACGATTAATTTTCAAAGAGTTTGTGTTTTAAAAGCCATCGATGTTGGATGGATTGAACAGGTAGATAATTTACAACAGTTACGCCTGGTTGTAACTGATAGAAGATATTCACAAAAAAATCCGCTTTATGAATATCAAAAAGAAACCATTATATCTTATCAAAAAATGTGCAAACAGGTGGATAAACTAGTGTTGAAAAATATTATGTTAAGCACAATTAAACGTGAAAAAAACGGTGAACTCACAGTTTCATTTCCATAA
- a CDS encoding sugar transferase, whose translation MRTHITNIYGQSSSSTAMIAQNMVTEVAKSLGFNEIGIYSYPIHTDTPQEIRKRIDGMLAGVSAHDVVIVQLPSWNGIEFDELFINKLLSYPGIKIAVFIHDVVPLMFENNYYLMQRSINLYNKAVTLIVPSKAMANRLKSEGLVMDHIVIQQLWDHATSLMPAAPKFEPLINFAGSVTRFPFVKSWHNDTKLQVFSQYDEKNLNERVSYQGWLPDNEILRHLNRGFGLVWSENTKNQFEREYSKINLSYKLSTYLASGLPVIVNQGISNQKFIEDNNIGIVVPSLSEVDQRIKNITKAQYNDMAENVKRVGYLIRQGYFTKKILIDTMHQILSY comes from the coding sequence TTGAGAACTCACATTACAAATATTTATGGTCAATCATCTTCCAGTACAGCCATGATTGCTCAAAATATGGTAACAGAGGTTGCTAAATCACTTGGATTTAATGAAATTGGTATTTATTCATATCCGATTCATACAGATACGCCGCAAGAAATACGTAAGCGTATTGATGGTATGTTAGCAGGTGTTTCAGCACACGATGTTGTTATTGTTCAACTCCCGAGCTGGAATGGCATTGAATTCGACGAACTATTTATTAATAAACTATTAAGTTATCCAGGTATTAAAATTGCAGTATTTATTCATGATGTTGTGCCACTTATGTTTGAAAATAATTATTATTTGATGCAAAGATCGATTAATTTGTATAATAAGGCTGTGACATTGATTGTGCCTTCGAAGGCAATGGCTAATAGACTAAAAAGTGAGGGCTTAGTGATGGATCATATTGTGATACAACAACTTTGGGACCATGCAACTAGTTTGATGCCAGCGGCGCCAAAATTTGAGCCGTTGATTAACTTCGCAGGATCAGTCACACGTTTTCCGTTTGTCAAAAGTTGGCATAATGATACAAAACTTCAAGTTTTTTCACAATATGATGAAAAAAATTTAAATGAACGAGTGAGTTACCAGGGATGGTTACCAGACAACGAGATATTACGTCATTTGAACCGCGGTTTTGGTTTAGTATGGAGTGAAAACACTAAAAATCAGTTTGAGCGTGAATACTCAAAAATTAACCTATCTTATAAATTAAGCACCTATTTGGCATCTGGATTACCAGTCATTGTGAATCAGGGCATTTCCAATCAAAAATTTATTGAAGACAATAATATCGGTATCGTTGTGCCATCTTTATCAGAGGTAGATCAACGTATAAAAAATATAACAAAAGCGCAGTATAATGATATGGCTGAAAATGTTAAACGAGTTGGATATTTAATTCGTCAAGGTTATTTCACTAAAAAAATATTAATTGATACTATGCATCAAATATTGTCTTATTAA
- the asp3 gene encoding accessory Sec system protein Asp3, with translation MNSKESDNSMVNQNAIIYWQPHIGETYMYGSIINYVTKDHVTFQNDLFSAGSFVHTWLSSSSYQVQRSVVALPLLENGIEYQIKMNASVMPENTVYLQFKFYDRYEDMIDSVTIKNGVGKFIYPNNAYAYSMALINAGLQELVFHHVEISEAIHEKQLLFDNDGLYISDILNNETNSSLLQVLFTEPVVGTIGIVPDNLLNQIPDVVQITSSKLYGGFYMNNQVENDIIAVLDQIQKIYEVQSINFIGYGPVSSAAALYYATKVTQSTAYVSSDYGDISLSKNVIYTDGYEQFIAAKKNFVNTSKHTYYQVEPLIANLKIVGTLLDKSSRLQSYIDFVGH, from the coding sequence ATGAATTCAAAAGAAAGTGATAACAGTATGGTTAATCAAAATGCTATTATTTATTGGCAACCTCACATTGGCGAAACATACATGTATGGGTCAATAATAAATTATGTTACTAAAGACCATGTTACATTTCAAAATGATTTATTTTCAGCTGGGAGTTTTGTGCACACGTGGTTGTCATCAAGCAGTTACCAAGTACAACGATCAGTTGTTGCATTACCTTTGTTAGAGAATGGTATCGAATATCAAATCAAAATGAATGCATCAGTTATGCCCGAAAATACAGTGTATCTGCAATTTAAATTTTATGATCGTTATGAAGATATGATTGATAGCGTGACTATAAAGAACGGCGTTGGAAAATTCATTTATCCTAATAATGCGTATGCTTATAGTATGGCGCTAATCAATGCTGGCTTACAAGAGTTAGTCTTTCATCATGTTGAAATTAGTGAGGCAATTCATGAGAAACAATTGCTTTTTGATAACGATGGACTATATATATCTGACATTTTAAATAACGAAACAAACTCAAGTTTGTTGCAAGTATTATTTACTGAGCCTGTAGTTGGCACTATTGGTATCGTCCCAGACAATTTGTTAAATCAAATACCTGATGTGGTTCAAATTACCAGTAGTAAACTATATGGTGGTTTTTACATGAATAATCAAGTTGAAAATGACATCATAGCTGTTTTAGATCAAATACAAAAGATTTATGAAGTTCAATCGATTAATTTTATTGGTTATGGACCTGTATCTAGTGCTGCTGCGTTGTATTATGCAACCAAAGTAACACAAAGCACTGCTTACGTGTCCTCTGATTATGGTGATATAAGTCTGTCAAAAAATGTGATTTATACCGATGGTTATGAACAATTTATCGCGGCAAAAAAAAATTTTGTTAATACATCAAAACATACTTATTATCAAGTAGAGCCGTTGATAGCAAATTTAAAAATTGTGGGGACTCTGTTAGATAAATCTTCACGTTTACAGTCGTATATTGATTTTGTCGGTCATTGA